The DNA sequence ACAGAAAATTCCACGAGCCAAAAATATCCTCAGCTTGTCGTCCGATAAAATACAGCGTAATCATATTCATCACAAAATGCTCCAAGCCGATATGAACAAAAATCGCCGATACCAAGCGCCAAATCTGACTTGGAAAATATTGAATCGTTCGACCATTCATTGCCCCAAATTCATAAATCGTTTGGGTGCTAGCATAATTAAAGCCACGCAACAGGAACATTGCTAGGAAAACTCCTGTCGTGATAAGCAACAATAAGTTCGTTACTGGATAACGTTTATCATAAATTTTATTCACAAATCAATACCTTCTGAACGGGAATATCACAATCATCTGGTTGAAAATCAACTAACTGGTAAAGATAAATTGTACTTACTGTCATCCCTTTAAAATCAGCCAAATAGCGGTCATAATAGCCACCTCCATAGCCAATACGATAGCCTTTTTTGTTAAAAGCAACACCTGGAACATGTATCAAATCAATATGAGATTTTTCCACCGCTCGTTCACTTCTTGGTTCCCAGATACCAAAAACAGTCAATTCCAAGTCATTTGGATTATAATCTACAAAAGTCATGCGCCCTTGGGGATAAGTCTTAGGGACCAAAACCCGCTTGCCATCTGCTTGAGCCTGCCTGATGAAAATCCTTGTATCAAACTCGTGTGGCAAAGATAAATAAGTAGCAACTGTTCTAGCTTGTTGATAAGCAGAAGATTCCAGCAAGTACTGAGTGAGCAAAGCATCTCTCTGCTGTTTTACTATCAATTCCTGCTCTTTCATTTTTCTGACTATAGTTTTGCGCAAATCTGCCTTCATTTATCTTCTCCTCAATCAGAAACATTATCAACATTCTCAGCCCATTATTCATTAACTTTTGCACTTAAAAACTTCCCAAATTTTTCAATAGCAAAAGGCAGGGCTGCTTCATCTGGCGCCATTTTGGGATGATGAAGTGCGTAAGGACTATCAATTCCCAGCCAGAACATCACACCCTTGACTTTACTGAGCAGATAGCCAAAGTCCTCACCGGTCATTGCGGGTGAAATATCAATCATGTGCACGCCATTCTCTTTTGGGAAAAAATTCATACATTCAGCAGCCAGTTCAGAATCGTTTTCCACAGGAAGATAACCGCCTTGTTTCAACTCCAACTCAAG is a window from the Streptococcus anginosus subsp. whileyi MAS624 genome containing:
- a CDS encoding 5-formyltetrahydrofolate cyclo-ligase, translating into MKADLRKTIVRKMKEQELIVKQQRDALLTQYLLESSAYQQARTVATYLSLPHEFDTRIFIRQAQADGKRVLVPKTYPQGRMTFVDYNPNDLELTVFGIWEPRSERAVEKSHIDLIHVPGVAFNKKGYRIGYGGGYYDRYLADFKGMTVSTIYLYQLVDFQPDDCDIPVQKVLICE